The following are encoded together in the Anoplopoma fimbria isolate UVic2021 breed Golden Eagle Sablefish chromosome 13, Afim_UVic_2022, whole genome shotgun sequence genome:
- the LOC129101857 gene encoding melanocyte-stimulating hormone receptor-like — translation MSNSSQALSPVLPLTSFGNVLMFLFNILLAATIIFLNMSVSLAILLNGALRGENRFMYMLSTCLSDVCTGVSYYYAGVLDVRDSFDSPTRTYHIVPTFLGLSYMAILAAQADRYHAVAAPFKYSQRMTRNRTLLVILAYWLYAFLIVAANNLVTIGVAKTITSLGSLVANILTVIIMIGLNIQLFKIVRFHLEREPPSEERDSKRSSVYLILVVAVFFLGTWLPIFCHIVVCNFFGTTCYTFRNEGTNPLRILPRINAALTPILYIRGCSGLKATLLARVWRPGCGLGGGKRVMAR, via the coding sequence ATGAGTAACAGCAGCCAGGCTCTGTCCCCCGTGCTGCCCCTCACGAGCTTTGGCAACGTGCTGATGTTCCTTTTCAATATCCTCCTCGCCGCCACCATCATCTTCCTCAACATGTCCGTGTCGCTCGCCATACTGCTGAACGGCGCGCTGCGCGGCGAGAACCGCTTCATGTACATGCTTAGCACCTGCCTCAGCGACGTCTGCACCGGCGTGTCTTACTACTACGCCGGCGTCCTCGACGTGAGGGACAGTTTCGACTCCCCAACGAGAACCTATCACATCGTGCCGACGTTCCTGGGTCTCTCTTACATGGCGATCCTGGCCGCGCAGGCCGACCGGTACCACGCGGTGGCGGCGCCTTTTAAATACTCGCAGCGCATGACCCGAAACCGGACCCTGCTGGTCATCCTCGCGTACTGGCTCTACGCGTTCCTCATCGTGGCCGCGAATAACCTGGTGACGATCGGGGTCGCCAAGACGATCACGAGCTTGGGCTCGTTGGTGGCGAACATATTGACGGTGATCATAATGATAGGGCTGAACATCCAGCTGTTCAAGATAGTTAGGTTCCACCTGGAGCGCGAGCCGCCCTCCGAGGAGAGGGACAGCAAGCGCTCGTCGGTGTATCTCATACTGGTGGTGGCCGTGTTCTTCCTGGGCACGTGGCTCCCCATATTCTGTCACATCGTTGTGTGCAATTTCTTCGGGACGACGTGCTACACGTTCAGGAACGAAGGCACCAACCCGCTGCGCATTCTGCCCCGGATCAACGCCGCCCTGACGCCCATCCTGTACATCAGAGGGTGCTCCGGGCTCAAGGCGACGCTGCTCGCCAGGGTGTGGAGACCCGGCTGCGGGCTAGGAGGGGGCAAGAGGGTGATGGCACGTTAG
- the LOC129101859 gene encoding adrenocorticotropic hormone receptor-like, which produces MPLNATVLLSVDFDTLGDYLIFAFHILFATSAVLVACSVVVGISSTRSLRRQNRFIFMLNTSVSDTLTGFSVYYLGLFDVQEGFPSRNGTFYILPSFLGVNVLTFLFAQFDRYFAVCHPFFYDRYVTRALVIWICAFCWIYTYSILTVQNMVPISKAAQINAFGVMTLQIIVLVKVLMTIKLYIIARSQLAREAPSAERDNKKESLRIIVFVVICFLSLWCPSFVNIIVRQLTRKGLTFRNEATNLFAVMARLNALVTPAVYLWGSPALREAVWEAVWGRVCRCGRRAR; this is translated from the coding sequence ATGCCTCTCAACGCCACCGTCCTCCTGTCGGTGGACTTCGACACCTTGGGGGACTACCTCATCTTCGCCTTCCACATCCTGTTCGCCACGAGCGCCGTGCTGGTCGCCTGCTCGGTGGTCGTCGGCATCTCCTCCACGCGCTCCCTGCGGCGCCAGAACCGCTTCATATTCATGCTGAACACGAGCGTCAGCGACACGCTCACCGGCTTCTCGGTCTACTACCTGGGCCTCTTCGACGTCCAGGAGGGCTTCCCGTCCAGAAACGGCACATTCTACATCCTACCCTCGTTCCTCGGCGTCAACGTGCTCACCTTCCTCTTCGCCCAGTTCGACCGCTACTTCGCCGTGTGCCACCCGTTCTTCTACGACCGCTACGTCACGAGGGCCCTGGTCATCTGGATCTGCGCGTTCTGCTGGATCTACACGTACTCCATCCTCACCGTGCAGAACATGGTGCCCATCTCGAAGGCGGCCCAGATTAACGCGTTCGGCGTGATGACCCTGCAGATCATCGTGCTCGTCAAGGTGCTGATGACGATCAAGCTGTACATCATCGCCAGGAGCCAGCTGGCGAGGGAGGCGCCGAGCGCGGAGCGAGACAACAAGAAGGAGTCGCTGCGCATCATCGTGTTCGTGGTCATCTGCTTCCTGTCGCTGTGGTGTCCGTCCTTCGTCAATATCATCGTGAGGCAGCTCACGCGGAAAGGTCTGACGTTCAGGAACGAGGCCACCAACCTGTTCGCCGTCATGGCGCGCCTGAACGCGCTGGTGACCCCGGCGGTGTACCTCTGGGGCAGCCCGGCGCTGCGGGAGGCCGTGTGGGAGGCCGTGTGGGGGAGGGTGTGTCGCTGCGGCCGGAGGGCGAGGTGA
- the LOC129101860 gene encoding trace amine-associated receptor 2-like, with product MLLPNTTDSRGVPLSVNFDSPEDFFIFIFQLLFATSAILVAGPVVITILATRSLRLQNRFLFMLNTSICDTLVGFSVFYLGLFDVQERYPSRNGTLNLLPALLGVNMMTFLFAQFDRYFAVCHPFIYTNYITRRVVISTNVFCWLMCYAQTIVASFLPLSKAIQVYVFGIVSLQIIVFTKVVMTVKLYVVARFQLERDPPGPEKENKKESLRIIIFVVISFLVLWAPSFFNIIFKFTLGKGLTFRNEATNVFAIMARFNAVCTPSVYIWGSPALREALVRTVWGRVCPRCRRR from the coding sequence ATGCTCCTCCCAAACACCACAGACTCTAGAGGAGTTCCTCTCTCGGTGAACTTCGACAGTCCtgaggattttttcatttttatttttcagcttttattCGCTACATCCGCCATTCTGGTGGCCGGACCCGTAGTCATCACCATCTTAGCCACCAGATCCCTCCGCCTCCAGAACAGGTTCCTCTTCATGCTGAACACCAGCATCTGTGACACTCTGGTTGGGTTCTCAGTGTTTTATCTCGGTCTGTTTGACGTTCAGGAGAGATATCCATCCAGAAACGGAACCCTCAACCTGTTACCTGCTCTTCTTGGGGTGaacatgatgacatttttattcgCGCAGTTCGACCGGTACTTCGCCGTTTGTCATCCGTTCATCTACACGAACTATATAACCCGGCGGGTGGTTATCTCCACCAACGTCTTTTGTTGGCTTATGTGCTACGCCCAAACGATCGTCGCAAGTTTCTTGCCACTTTCCAAAGCCATACAGGTGTACGTGTTCGGCATTGTCAGCTTACAAATCATCGTGTTCACCAAAGTGGTCATGACCGTCAAACTGTACGTGGTCGCCAGGTTCCAGCTCGAGAGAGACCCTCCCGGTCCcgagaaggaaaacaagaagGAATCTTTGAGAATTATTATCTTTGTTGTCATAAGCTTCTTGGTGTTGTGGGccccctctttttttaatattattttcaaatttacgTTAGGAAAAGGCCTGACGTTTAGGAACGAGGCCACCAATGTGTTCGCCATCATGGCTCGCTTCAACGCGGTGTGCACTCCGTCCGTGTACATCTGGGGGAGTCCGGCTCTGAGGGAAGCCCTGGTGAGGACCGTGTGGGGCAGAGTGTGTCCGAGATGCAGAAGGAGGTAA
- the LOC129101861 gene encoding trace amine-associated receptor 2-like: protein MLLPNTTDSRGVPLSVNFDSPEDFFIFIFQLLFATSAILVAGPVVITILATRSLRLQNRFLFMLNTSICDTLVGFSVFYLGLFDVQERYPSRNGTLNLLPALLGVNVMTFLFAQFDRYFAVCHPFIYTNYITRRVVISTNVFCWLMCYAQTIVASFLPLSKAIQVYVFGIVSLQIIVFTKVVMTVKLYVVARFQLERDPPGPEKENKKESLRIIIFVVISFLVLWAPSFFNIIFKFTLGKGLTFRNEATNVFAIMARFNAVCTPSVYIWGSPALREALVRTVWGRVCPRCRRR from the coding sequence ATGCTCCTCCCAAACACCACAGACTCTAGAGGAGTTCCTCTCTCGGTGAACTTCGACAGTCCtgaggattttttcatttttatttttcagcttttattCGCTACATCCGCCATTCTGGTGGCCGGACCCGTAGTCATCACCATCTTAGCCACCAGATCCCTCCGCCTCCAGAACAGGTTCCTCTTCATGCTGAACACCAGCATCTGTGACACTCTGGTTGGGTTCTCAGTGTTTTATCTCGGTCTGTTTGACGTTCAGGAGAGATATCCATCCAGAAACGGAACCCTCAACCTGTTACCTGCTCTTCTTGGGGTGAacgtgatgacatttttattcgCGCAGTTCGACCGGTACTTCGCCGTTTGTCATCCGTTCATCTACACGAACTATATAACCCGGCGGGTGGTTATCTCCACCAACGTCTTTTGTTGGCTTATGTGCTACGCCCAAACGATCGTCGCAAGTTTCTTGCCACTTTCCAAAGCCATACAGGTGTACGTGTTCGGCATTGTCAGCTTACAAATCATCGTGTTCACCAAAGTGGTCATGACCGTCAAACTGTACGTGGTCGCCAGGTTCCAGCTCGAGAGAGACCCTCCCGGTCCcgagaaggaaaacaagaagGAATCTTTGAGAATTATTATCTTTGTTGTCATAAGCTTCTTGGTGTTGTGGGccccctctttttttaatattattttcaaatttacgTTAGGAAAAGGCCTGACGTTTAGGAACGAGGCCACCAATGTGTTCGCCATCATGGCTCGCTTCAACGCGGTGTGCACTCCGTCCGTGTACATCTGGGGGAGTCCGGCTCTGAGGGAAGCCCTGGTGAGGACCGTGTGGGGCAGAGTGTGTCCGAGATGCAGAAGGAGGTAA
- the LOC129101863 gene encoding uncharacterized protein LOC129101863, with amino-acid sequence MLLPNTTDSRGVPLSVNFDSPEDFFIFIFQLLFATSAILVAGPVVITILATRSLRLQNRFLFMLNTSICDTLVGFSVFYLGLFDVQERYPSRNGTLNLLPALLGVNVMTFLFAQFDRYFAVCHPFIYTNYITRRVVISTNVYCWLHVYSQSIVLSFLPLSKALQVYVFSIVSLQIIVFTKVVMTVKLYVVARFQLERDPPGPEKENKKESLRIIIFVVISFLVLWAPSFFNIIFKFTLGKGLTFRNEATNVFAIMARFNAVCTPSVYIWGSPALREALVRTVWGRVCPRCKEVTGDIASYCRDCIKITKKK; translated from the coding sequence ATGCTCCTCCCAAACACCACAGACTCTAGAGGAGTTCCTCTCTCGGTGAACTTCGACAGTCCtgaggattttttcatttttatttttcagcttttattCGCTACATCCGCCATTCTGGTGGCCGGACCCGTAGTCATCACCATCTTAGCCACCAGATCCCTCCGCCTCCAGAACAGGTTCCTCTTCATGCTGAACACCAGCATCTGTGACACTCTGGTTGGGTTCTCAGTGTTTTATCTCGGTCTGTTTGACGTTCAGGAGAGATATCCATCCAGAAACGGAACCCTCAACCTGTTACCTGCTCTTCTTGGGGTGAacgtgatgacatttttattcgCGCAGTTCGACCGGTACTTCGCCGTTTGTCATCCGTTCATCTACACGAACTATATAACCCGGCGGGTGGTTATCTCCACCAACGTCTATTGTTGGCTTCACGTCTATAGTCAGTCGATCGTTTTAAGTTTCTTGCCACTTTCCAAAGCCCTACAGGTGTACGTGTTCAGTATTGTCAGCTTACAAATCATCGTGTTCACCAAAGTGGTCATGACCGTCAAACTGTACGTGGTCGCCAGGTTCCAGCTCGAGAGAGACCCTCCCGGTCCcgagaaggaaaacaagaagGAATCTTTGAGAATTATTATCTTTGTTGTCATAAGCTTCTTGGTGTTGTGGGccccctctttttttaatattattttcaaatttacgTTAGGAAAAGGCCTGACGTTTAGGAACGAGGCCACCAATGTGTTCGCCATCATGGCTCGCTTCAACGCGGTGTGCACTCCGTCCGTGTACATCTGGGGGAGTCCGGCTCTGAGGGAAGCCCTGGTGAGGACCGTGTGGGGCAGAGTGTGTCCGAGATGCAAGGAGGTAACAGGGGACATTGCCTCATACTGCAGGGACTGTATAAAgatcactaaaaaaaaataa
- the LOC129101864 gene encoding mu-type opioid receptor-like: protein MLPSNTTDSMTGGGVPLSVNFDSPDDYFIFIFQLLFATTVVLVAGPVVITILATRSLRLQNRFLFMLNTSICDTLVGFSVFYLGLFDVQEGYPSRNGTYNILPSLLGVNILTFLFAQFDRYFAVCHPYIYGRFITRQFVIGVNVYCWVYNIAHLIVRNLLPVSKAIQMYVFSIVIFQMIVFTKVVMTVKLYVVARFQLERDPPGPEKENKKESLRIIIFVVISFLVLWCPSFVNIIIRFVLGGGLTFRNEATNVFAIMARFNAVCTPSVYIWGSPALREALVRTVWGRVCPRCKTRVGSCHVKGDTNTAWK, encoded by the exons ATGCTCCCCTCCAACACCACGGACTCTATGACAGGAGGAGGAGTTCCTCTCTCGGTGAACTTTGACAGTCCCGACGATTatttcatcttcattttccAGCTCTTGTTCGCAACCACCGTCGTTCTGGTGGCCGGACCCGTAGTCATCACCATCTTAGCCACCAGATCCCTCCGCCTCCAGAACAGGTTCCTCTTCATGCTGAACACCAGCATCTGTGACACTCTGGTTGGGTTCTCGGTGTTTTATCTCGGTCTGTTCGATGTTCAGGAGGGCTATCCATCCAGAAACGGGACGTATAATATCCTGCCCTCGCTTCTAGGGGTCAACATATTGACGTTCTTGTTCGCGCAGTTCGACCGGTACTTCGCCGTGTGCCACCCGTACATCTACGGCCGCTTCATCACGAGGCAGTTCGTGATCGGCGTCAACGTCTACTGCTGGGTTTACAACATCGCGCACCTGATCGTCAGGAATCTGCTGCCGGTCTCCAAAGCCATACAGATGTACGTGTTCAGCATTGTCATCTTCCAGATGATCGTGTTCACCAAAGTGGTCATGACCGTCAAACTGTACGTGGTCGCCAGGTTCCAGCTCGAGAGAGACCCTCCCGGTCCcgagaaggaaaacaagaagGAATCTTTGAGAATTATTATCTTTGTTGTCATAAGCTTCTTGGTGTTGTGGTGCCCCTCTTTTGTCAATATCATCATCAGATTCGTGTTGGGTGGAGGCCTGACGTTTAGGAACGAGGCCACCAATGTGTTCGCCATCATGGCTCGCTTCAACGCGGTGTGCACTCCGTCCGTGTACATCTGGGGGAGTCCGGCTCTGAGGGAAGCCCTGGTGAGGACCGTGTGGGGCAGAGTGTGTCCGAGATGCAAGACGAG AGTCGGCTCTTGTCACGTGAAGGGAGACACCAACACGGCATGGAAATAA